The DNA segment AAAGTGGGCAGGTTCGGTGCCGTCGCAAGCAGGAAGGGCGCCGGCCCGCATGGACCGACGCCCTCCGGAGACTGGCTGCGCGGCGAAGTCGAGACAGCGACGTCAGCTCGCGCGTCCTTCGCTCAGCTGCCCTCTGCGGGCGCCTCCGCGATGCTCGTGACCGTGAACTCCAGCGTCGCGTCCTCGTCCGCGTTCAGGTCGAACGTGTACGGCGTCGCGGGATCGGTCGTGATCACGAACCCTTCGGGCGGCAGGATCGTGATCGTGCGCTCGCCGGACACCAGGTAGCGGAGCAGCGTGCTGCCGTCCTCGTCCACCGCGATACCGGCTTCATCGTCAATCGAGATCCCGAAATCGGCGAGGGTGACGCCTTCCGGCAGCGTGACCGTGTCCGCCACGGCAAGATTCAGCGTGATGTTCGAGCTGACCTCGAAATCCGTCGCGTGAATCACCGGGTGCATGACCCACATGCCCGAGTTGCCCGCCACCTGGCCGAAGCTCTCGGCGACGTCGAAGTCGAGCAGCACGATCGTGTGCCCCTCGGTCCGCACCTCCGCCTCCGGCGGCAGGTTGATCTTCAGCCCGCTCGACCCGAAGCTCGGCATCTGCAGCTGCCCCGTCGGCGTGCCACACGCGTCGAAGCCGTCCGTCGCGTAGATCTCGCCATCCACCGTTTCGATGCACCCCTCGGGGATGCGCAGGCGGATCTGGTTGTAGCTGCCGACCGGGACTTCCTCGTCGTCAACGAGCTCGATGAAGCTGTTGCGCAGGTCGAGCAGATCACCCTCGAAGCGGTCCGTGTCCAGGATGATCGCGCCGATCTCATCATTGTTCGTCATGACCGACACCTGGTCGATCACGACGATCGCCTGCACGACGTCGCCAGGTGCGTCGGTCAGCAGTACACTGACCCGCGGCTCCCCTGCGTTGTCGAACGGATCGTCGCCGCAGGCCGCAAGCCCTGCCGTCATCGCAAGCAGCGCGGCTGCGCCGCGCATCCAGTTGGTCTTCATGATGCTCCTCGTTCGGTTCCGTGCTGCTCGATCCGGTCGCCCACCCGGATCGTCCCGTTTCATCAGGACGATGCAACCTCGATGAAGTCACATCGCGGAACCGCGTGCCGGAGGCAGGTATCGTACCGAAGTGTCAGCGAGGCAGTCAGTTACGTGAGGCACGCAGCGTTCTGAGCCGTGCCATCGCGAGGATGCCGAGCGCCGGGCC comes from the Longimicrobiales bacterium genome and includes:
- a CDS encoding DUF4382 domain-containing protein; this encodes MKTNWMRGAAALLAMTAGLAACGDDPFDNAGEPRVSVLLTDAPGDVVQAIVVIDQVSVMTNNDEIGAIILDTDRFEGDLLDLRNSFIELVDDEEVPVGSYNQIRLRIPEGCIETVDGEIYATDGFDACGTPTGQLQMPSFGSSGLKINLPPEAEVRTEGHTIVLLDFDVAESFGQVAGNSGMWVMHPVIHATDFEVSSNITLNLAVADTVTLPEGVTLADFGISIDDEAGIAVDEDGSTLLRYLVSGERTITILPPEGFVITTDPATPYTFDLNADEDATLEFTVTSIAEAPAEGS